The Meriones unguiculatus strain TT.TT164.6M chromosome 1, Bangor_MerUng_6.1, whole genome shotgun sequence genome has a segment encoding these proteins:
- the Lratd1 gene encoding protein LRATD1, with protein sequence MGNQLDRITHLNYSELPTGDPSGIEKDELRVGVAYFFSDEEEDLDERGQPDKFGVKGPPGCSPCPESPSRHHHHLLHQLVLNETQFSAFRGQECIFSKVTGGPQGADLSVYAVTALPALCEPGDLLELLWLQPASEQPAPAPHWAVYVGGGQIIHLHQGEIRQDSLYQAGAANVGRVVNSWYRYRPLVAELVVQNACGHLGLKSEEICWTNSESFAAWCRFGKREFKAGGEVPAGTQPPQQQYYLKVHLEENKVHTARFHSLEDLIREKRRIDASGRLRVLQELEDLVDDKE encoded by the coding sequence ATGGGCAACCAACTGGACCGCATCACCCACCTCAACTACAGCGAGTTGCCCACTGGGGACCCATCCGGGATTGAGAAGGACGAGCTGCGGGTCGGGGTTGCCTACTTCTTCTCGGATGAGGAGGAGGACCTGGACGAACGCGGGCAGCCGGACAAGTTTGGTGTGAAGGGCCCCCCAGGCTGTAGCCCCTGCCCAGAGAGCCccagccgccaccaccaccacctgctgCACCAGCTCGTCCTCAACGAGACTCAGTTCTCCGCCTTCCGGGGCCAGGAATGCATCTTCTCCAAAGTGACCGGCGGCCCTCAGGGCGCCGACCTGAGTGTCTACGCGGTCACGGCGCTGCCCGCGCTCTGCGAGCCGGGAGACCTGCTGGAGCTGCTGTGGCTCCAGCCGGCGAGCGAGCAGCCCGcgccagcccctcactgggcggTCTACGTGGGCGGCGGGCAGATCATCCACCTGCACCAAGGCGAGATCCGCCAGGACAGCCTGTACCAGGCGGGCGCGGCCAACGTGGGCCGGGTGGTGAATAGCTGGTACCGCTACCGCCCGCTGGTGGCCGAGCTGGTGGTGCAGAACGCCTGCGGCCACCTGGGCCTCAAGAGCGAGGAGATCTGCTGGACGAACTCCGAGAGCTTCGCCGCCTGGTGCCGCTTTGGGAAGCGAGAGTTCAAGGCCGGTGGGGAGGTCCCCGCAGGCACGCAGCCTCCGCAGCAGCAGTATTATCTCAAAGTGCATTTGGAGGAGAACAAAGTCCACACGGCCCGCTTCCACAGCCTGGAGGACCTCATCCGCGAGAAGCGCCGCATAGACGCCAGCGGCCGCCTGCGAGTGCTGCAGGAGCTGGAGGACTTGGTGGACGACAAGGAGTAG